AGAACACCGCGAACCCGGCCGGCGCCTCGCGCACCAGCCACTGCGCGCGCTCGATGTTGCCGGTGGCTTCCTTGATGCCGACGATGCCGGGCACTTCCGCGAGGCGGAGCACGGTCTCGTGTTGCAGGTCGGCGCCGGTGCGGCCGGGCACGTTGTACAGCACGATCGGCAAGTCGCCGGTGGCTTCGGCGATGGCGCGGAAGTGCTGGTACTGCCCTTCCTGCCCGGGCTTGTTGTAGTACGGCACCACCTGCAGCTGGCTGTCGGCGCCGACCTTGCGCGCGAACTGCGCCAGGGCGATCGCCTCGGCGGTAGAGTTGCCGCCACAGCCGGCCATCACCGGCACCCGGCCGGCAGCCTGCTCGACCGCGACGCGGATGATCTCGCAGTGCTCCTCGACGCTGACCGTCGGCGACTCGCCGGTGGTGCCAACCACGCCGATGCAGTCCGTGCCCTCGGCCACATGCCAGTCGACGAGTTTGCGCAGCGCGTCGTAATCAACGCTGCCGTCGTCGTGCATGGGCGTGACGAGCGCGACGATGCTGCCGCGCAGGAAGACATCCGGAC
This genomic interval from Pseudoxanthomonas suwonensis 11-1 contains the following:
- the dapA gene encoding 4-hydroxy-tetrahydrodipicolinate synthase, translated to MTGPDVFLRGSIVALVTPMHDDGSVDYDALRKLVDWHVAEGTDCIGVVGTTGESPTVSVEEHCEIIRVAVEQAAGRVPVMAGCGGNSTAEAIALAQFARKVGADSQLQVVPYYNKPGQEGQYQHFRAIAEATGDLPIVLYNVPGRTGADLQHETVLRLAEVPGIVGIKEATGNIERAQWLVREAPAGFAVFSGDDATAVALMLCGGHGNVSVTANVAPRLMHELCMAALAKDVEAAMRIQLRLLPLHRHLFCEANPIPVKWALSRLGHIGGHIRLPLTGLEPGNQAKVEAALRQAGLLVD